The Myxocyprinus asiaticus isolate MX2 ecotype Aquarium Trade chromosome 31, UBuf_Myxa_2, whole genome shotgun sequence genome has a segment encoding these proteins:
- the p2ry13 gene encoding P2Y purinoceptor 13 produces the protein MYVCVCEKEREREREREREREREKEKERTLHCGYSCRKARHLLIPVYVALQSQKLFSLRKGPDIMMNASQVNTSVRCERDTSVTSILFPCLYAALFLLALVLNSLAAWIFFQIRSSSTFVVYLKNVVVADLLMTLTVPVKVLTDAGLGSWHLRAFYCRYSAVLFYTTMYISILLLGFISLDRYLKIVHPFGKCALQRVGFGQVVCAVIWVVMLSLALPNVILSNQIQRIPASERLRCARMKGKVGLLWHEGFNYFCQVVFWGTLALMVVCYTFISRKVIESYRASRSSSDTASKQTTSKVFVVVGVFFVCFAPFHLARIPYTLSQTRNTLAQCWTQNQLYFAKETTLWLSSANICLDPLIYVFLCRVFRKKLAAMLMQRSVPHGPSLTDTSTRMEMPNITHLNTNMDD, from the exons atgtatgtgtgtgtgtgtgagaaagagagagagagagagagagagagagagagagagagagagagggagaaagagaaagagagaacactTCACTGTGGATACAGCTGCCGGAAGGCAAGACATTTATTAATTCCTGTTTATGTTGCTCTCCAGTCTCAAAAACTCTTCTCCCTTAGAAAAGGACCTG ACATCATGATGAACGCGAGTCAAGTGAACACTTCAGTCAGGTGTGAGCGCGACACAAGCGTGACGTCCATTCTCTTTCCTTGCCTGTATGCGGCTCTGTTCCTGCTCGCTCTTGTGTTGAACAGTCTGGCTGCCTGGATCTTCTTCCAAATCCGCAGCAGTTCAACGTTTGTGGTGTACCTGAAGAATGTTGTTGTGGCTGACCTGCTCATGACCCTGACTGTGCCCGTGAAGGTGCTCACTGATGCAGGGTTGGGCTCCTGGCACCTACGTGCTTTTTATTGCCGCTACTCAGCAGTGCTGTTTTACACCACTATGTACATCAGCATTCTTCTGCTGGGATTCATCAGCTTGGATCGCTACCTGAAGATCGTGCATCCGTTCGGGAAATGCGCTCTGCAGAGGGTCGGGTTTGGTCAGGTTGTGTGTGCAGTTATCTGGGTGGTTATGTTGTCGTTGGCTCTGCCGAACGTAATTCTGAGTAACCAGATTCAGCGGATTCCCGCCAGTGAAAGGCTGCGGTGTGCCAGGATGAAAGGGAAGGTGGGACTCTTGTGGCATGAAGGCTTTAACTACTTCTGCCAGGTGGTGTTTTGGGGTACTTTGGCACTTATGGTTGTGTGCTACACCTTCATCAGCAGGAAAGTGATTGAGTCATACCGCGCATCACGGAGCAGCAGTGACACAGCCAGTAAACAGACCACATCTAAG GTGTTTGTGGTTGTGGGCGTTTTCTTCGTGTGTTTTGCTCCCTTCCATCTGGCCCGAATCCCGTACACCCTCAGTCAGACCCGAAACACTTTAGCCCAGTGCTGGACCCAAAACCAGCTGTATTTTGCCAAGGAGACCACTCTCTGGTTGTCCTCAGCTAACATCTGCCTGGACCCACTAATTTATGTGTTCCTGTGTCGAGTCTTTAGGAAGAAACTCGCGGCAATGTTGATGCAGAGGTCCGTTCCTCATGGGCCATCTCTGACAGACACCTCGACCAGAATGGAGATGCCAAACATCacacatttaaatacaaatatggaTGATTAA